The following is a genomic window from Planctomycetia bacterium.
CACCCGAATCGCCGATGCGTAAGTTCGGCTCTCCGCAGGCCAGCGGGCATAAACGACCTCTGGGCGATCGATCCCGCGGACATTCAGGGCATAGGCGATTCGGCACGCGCGGCCCGGTTGATAGATTGCTTCCGTGGGGGTGCAGTCGTTGTAGTCTGCTGATTCCGGGGCGCCGAGGTCAGCCACGGCCGTTCTGACGTTTTCGAGCATCAGTTCCGGCTGGGCGCATCGCGACAATCCGGGCATTGCCGGATCCTCCGGGATGTCCATTAAATCCCGCATCGTGGTCGTACTCATCGAGCCGCACTCCCCATGCGCGGCTGCTCCTCGCCCATGCCGAACAGGTCACGATAGACGCCGGCAGCCTGTACGAGATCCTGTGGCTGACCACTCTGAACGATGCGACCCTCGCTAAGAACTACAATGCGATCCACATCGGCCAGTGGGCGCACTCCGTGGGAAATGAGGATCGTTGTTCGGTCGCGCATGGCTCTGCGCAGGGCGGCGCGGATACGCATCTCGGTTTGCCCGTCGAGGCCCGTCGTCGGCTCATCGAAGATCAGTATTCTTCCGCCACGCAGGATTGCCCGGGCCAATGCGATGAGTTGTCGCTGACCACCGGAAAGGGTGACGCCGCGCTCACCGACGGGTGTCTTGTACCCTTTGGGGAGCGAGGAGAGCCAATCGTCCAGATCGAGGGCGGCCGCGGCAGCGCGAACGTCGTCAAGGGTGGCGCCGGCGCGGCCCATGGCGATGTTCTCTTCGATCGTGGTGCCGAAGAGGACAGTCTCCTGCTGAACGACGCTGATCTGTCCGCGTAGTGACTCCAGCGTGAACTCTCTAATGTCTCGGCCGTCGATGCGGACTGCGCCGCTCGTCGGGTCATAGAAACGCAGAAGCAGCTTGAGGAGCGTGGATTTGCCCGCGCCGGTAGGGCCGACCAGGGCCACGCGTTGACCGGGTAGAATGTCGAGGTAGATGTCAGAGAGGGTCTGCGCACCCTTGGCATACCCAAACGCCAGGTTGTCGTAGGTGATGCGGCCGCTCAACGCGGGGGCCGGGACGGCGTCGGCGCGATCGCGGATTTCCGGCTCTGTGTCGAGGACGGCGCGTACGCGATCGGCACAACTGGACGCCTTTGCGATCTTGGCGGCAATCCTGGCAACCTGCCGTATCGGCTTTAAGAGATTGTTGAAGTAGGCCATGAAGACGATGAGCGTACCGGGCGTCATGCGACCTGCCGTTACTTCCTGCACGCCGAGATAAAGGATTGCGCAGGTGCCGACGGCAGTGACGAACTGGACCGAGCGATTCAGGCGGCTCTGAATCCTCACGCTCTTCAGCCCTGCGCGCAAGGCGGACCGGCCCAGGCGGCTGAATCGCTCCTTCTCTGCTTCCTCACGGGTAAAGGCCTGCACGAGTGCCATTGAAGAGAGCACCTCGCCGGCGATGCTGATGAGGTCGCCCTCCTTCTCGCGCGCTTTGCGCACGACGGAGCGCAGTCGAATCGACATGACCATCGAAAGGAGGGCTACGGCTGGGATCGTCATCAGCGAGACGAGCGTCAGTGTCGGCGCCATTCGGGCCATAACGATCAAGAGACCCATGACCGTCAGCGCGGCGGCGGCCAAGTCGAACATCGACTCCACCAAGAGCTCGCGGACCATCGTGATATCGCCCGTGAGGCGCAACAGAAGATCGC
Proteins encoded in this region:
- a CDS encoding ABC transporter ATP-binding protein; protein product: MKALRIKTARGVLDLRQFVGTLAYFSGMLRAHAWVLSIAAVATTAATLMALAAPWPVKVVLDQVILGHPAKGWLKHALNWLGWHENLLAVCAAAVVVIAVLQGLFEYASELLQASTAHRISNTLRRRLFKHLQTLSLGFHERNRTGDLLLRLTGDITMVRELLVESMFDLAAAALTVMGLLIVMARMAPTLTLVSLMTIPAVALLSMVMSIRLRSVVRKAREKEGDLISIAGEVLSSMALVQAFTREEAEKERFSRLGRSALRAGLKSVRIQSRLNRSVQFVTAVGTCAILYLGVQEVTAGRMTPGTLIVFMAYFNNLLKPIRQVARIAAKIAKASSCADRVRAVLDTEPEIRDRADAVPAPALSGRITYDNLAFGYAKGAQTLSDIYLDILPGQRVALVGPTGAGKSTLLKLLLRFYDPTSGAVRIDGRDIREFTLESLRGQISVVQQETVLFGTTIEENIAMGRAGATLDDVRAAAAALDLDDWLSSLPKGYKTPVGERGVTLSGGQRQLIALARAILRGGRILIFDEPTTGLDGQTEMRIRAALRRAMRDRTTILISHGVRPLADVDRIVVLSEGRIVQSGQPQDLVQAAGVYRDLFGMGEEQPRMGSAAR